GGTCGGTCAGCGTTAGGGCGGCTACCAACATCGATAAATCACGGTAATTGAATTTTCGTCTCATGTTGTGCATTTTAAGGTTTGATACTTTTTTTTGAAAAAGAACCCGACCGACACCGCCATCTTAATATTGATGCGTGTCAGTCGTTCTTGTGTCTTTAAATTCTTTTTCCCTCAAAATACACTTGCTATTCGGAGCAAAAAGTGGAGTGGAGAACCCCTCAATATCTGTCTTGGTCTTCGTTGGTTAATACCCGGATTTTGAAAAAGGTTACCCCTCCTTATTGAAAAAAATAAATGAACTTCAGATTCTCATTGTTGACAAACCCTCGTTTTTGCTAGTAGTTTTTTCAATATCAAACACTTTCTTATGTTGATAAAGTTTGGAAAATCGCCATAAAAAAAAGAGGCCGCCAATAAATATTGACGACCTCCCGGTTTATTATCGGAAAGCGACTGCTTACAGTACGCTGTCTACATCGTAATAAGTAAGTCCGAATGCTTCGGCAACACCTTTGTATACTACTTTTCCGTCTACTACGTTCAGACCTTTCTTCAAAGAATTGTCTTCGCGGCAAGCTTGCTTCCATCCCTTCTCTGCCAAATCGATGGCGTGAGGCAACGTAGCGTTGGTCAATGCCAGCGTAGAAGTACGCGGTACAGCACCCGGCATGTTGGCTACTGAATAGTGAATCACATCGTCGATCACGAAAGTCGGATCATCGTGTGTTGTCGGACGGGTTGTCTCGATACAACCACCCTGGTCGATAGCTACGTCAACCAACACCGTGCCCGGCTTCATGGTTTTCAGCATGTCGCGGGTAATCAGGTTCGGAGCTTTTGCACCCGGAATCAATACCGCACCAACAATCAGGTCGTGATCTTCAACCATCTTACGGATGTTGAATTCGTTCGACATCATTGTCTTCACGTTAGCTGGCATGATATCGTCGAGGTAACGCATGCGCTTCAGGCTTACGTCCATAATGGTTACGTCGGCACCCAGGCCAGCAGCCATCTTAGCAGCTTCGGTACCTACAATACCACCACCAATGATCAACACTTTGGCAGGATGTACTCCGGGAACACCACCCAACAGCATTCCGCGTCCACCGTAGGTTTTTTCGAGGTACTTGGCACCTTCCTGAACCGACATACGTCCGGCTACTTCCGACATCGGAACCAGCAACGGCAGTGAACGGTCGGGCAACTCAACAGTTTCGTAAGCCAAACATACCGACTTGTTGCGAAGCATGGCGTTGGTCAACGCTTCAGAAGAAGCAAAGTGGAAGTAAGTGTAAAGCAACTGACCTTCGCGAATCAATTCGTACTCAGGCTCAATCGGCTCTTTTACCTTGATAATCATTTCGGCCTTGCCGTAAACATCCTCAATGGTTGGGAGCATTTGTGCACCGGCCGAAACATATTCCTCGTCGGTGAAACCACTTCCCATACCTGCTGTAGCCTGAATATATACTTCGTGACCACGCTTAGTCAACTCTGCAGCACCGGCAGGCGTTAACGCAACCCGGTTTTCGTTGTTTTTAATTTCCTTTGGAACTCCTATTATCATGACTAATTATTTTTTGGGTATGTTCCAAAAATAGAGGAAATAATCACACTCTAATATGACGAACCCCCATAATTTTCAACTATTCAGCTTAAATTAACATATCACTCGTATGACCAATTTAAAACTCAATTTTTTATGATTGTTTGATAGTTTTTCCAATATTAATATTACAATAATTAAACATTCAGCCCATTTGACTAACAGTTTATAATATTAACTTTGCCTCTTCCAACATGAAAGCTTAAGATTGCAGGATGCCTAAAATTTCACAACGCGGGGATTTATTACCCGAATCATCGATACGGAAGCTGGTACCTTACGCAGAGAAGGCCAGGGAGCAGGGGAAGAAGGTTATACAATTAAATATTGGTCAGCCCGATATCAAAACCCCGCCACATGCCATTGAGCGTATCCGGAATTTTAATTTCGAACTGATTCCTTACGGGCAGTCGTACGGAAACGATTCGTACCGGAAAAAACTGGCCCAATATTACCGTAACCGGAAAATCGATGTTGAATACACTGATATTCTGATTACCACCGGCGGTTCGGAAGCCATTTCATTCACCTTCATGATATGTTTCAACCCCGGCGACGAGATCATTATTCCCGAACCCTTTTATGCCAACTACCGCTCATATGCGGTGGGTACCGATGTGGTTATCAAACCCATCACATCACACATCGAAGACGGTTACCAGTTACCTTCCATTTCGGAATTTGAAAAGGTCATCACTCCCAAAACAAAAGGCATCTTCATTTGCAATCCCAACAACCCCACCGGTTATCTCTATTCCCGGGAGGAGTTGGAACAATTGCGCGAGTTGGTGCTCAAGCACGACCTTTACCTGATCTCCGACGAGGTTTACAAAGAGTTTGTATACGACGGATTTCAACATCACTCGGTCATGGAATTGCCTGATATCGAGGATCACGTTATCATGATTGACTCCGTATCGAAACGATTCAGCGCCTGCGGTATCCGGATAGGTTCGGTTGTTTCGCGTAACAAAGAGC
This Prolixibacter sp. NT017 DNA region includes the following protein-coding sequences:
- the ald gene encoding alanine dehydrogenase yields the protein MIIGVPKEIKNNENRVALTPAGAAELTKRGHEVYIQATAGMGSGFTDEEYVSAGAQMLPTIEDVYGKAEMIIKVKEPIEPEYELIREGQLLYTYFHFASSEALTNAMLRNKSVCLAYETVELPDRSLPLLVPMSEVAGRMSVQEGAKYLEKTYGGRGMLLGGVPGVHPAKVLIIGGGIVGTEAAKMAAGLGADVTIMDVSLKRMRYLDDIMPANVKTMMSNEFNIRKMVEDHDLIVGAVLIPGAKAPNLITRDMLKTMKPGTVLVDVAIDQGGCIETTRPTTHDDPTFVIDDVIHYSVANMPGAVPRTSTLALTNATLPHAIDLAEKGWKQACREDNSLKKGLNVVDGKVVYKGVAEAFGLTYYDVDSVL
- a CDS encoding pyridoxal phosphate-dependent aminotransferase, which translates into the protein MPKISQRGDLLPESSIRKLVPYAEKAREQGKKVIQLNIGQPDIKTPPHAIERIRNFNFELIPYGQSYGNDSYRKKLAQYYRNRKIDVEYTDILITTGGSEAISFTFMICFNPGDEIIIPEPFYANYRSYAVGTDVVIKPITSHIEDGYQLPSISEFEKVITPKTKGIFICNPNNPTGYLYSREELEQLRELVLKHDLYLISDEVYKEFVYDGFQHHSVMELPDIEDHVIMIDSVSKRFSACGIRIGSVVSRNKELIASILKLGMARLCPPILGQEVAEAAVDSPPEYMEEVYNEYLRRRNYFINALNEIPGVYSPMPRGAFYSMVKLPVKDSDHFCRWLLEDFEYNGSTVMLAPASGFYSSDDSGKNEVRVAYVLNVEDLKEAVACIREALKVYPQRTPQAEG